GACGAAGGGAGGCTGGACCGTGgggctgtccgtggtgctgaccTTGTCCTTAGCCTCAGAAGAGGCCAGAGGCACTGGGAAAACGCTGTGCTGCTCAGACCTAGTCCCTTGCCCTAGCAATCAGTTCTGTAAATGGAGGCATCAGGACAGCACCGATGGCACTCAGCTACTACCATGGTACCCACCCAAGAGGCAGCTGAAGCAGCTTGAGCTGCCAGTATTCTTGATCTTATTCAAGCCCCAGGACCTGAATTCTAGGGCTGTCTGACTGAGGTACCATGAAAAAGAGGGTCTCTACACTCAGGGTACATTCAGACAACAAAAGGCTAATCCATCTGCTTTTGTGGGTTTGCCACAAGGCAGGAGTTTAGCCAAGTTAAGTTTTCTCTTGGGAATCACAGCAGCAGCATTATCTTTGACCCTCCAGGTTAAGATCACTGGGTAGGAAGTAAGGAAACTTGATGTCAGTCTGtttgagctgctgtaacaaaaacaccataaactgagtggcttataaacaacaaacctttatttctcacagttcaggagactgggaagtccaagataaTGGTGCCAGTAGGTTTGGTGTCTGCTTTCTGATTCATAGATGgcatcttcttgctgtgtcctcacatggacTCTTGCTTTGCCCTTATGAtttaatcacttcccaaaggcccccacctcctaataccatcaccttgggcatTAGGTTTTCACCATACTAATTTGGGGAGGATATGAACATTTAATCTATAGCACATGGGTTCAAGTTTCTACTCTGCCACAAACTCGTGGTGTCAACAGGTCACCTCACTTCTGTGGaccccagtgtcctcatctaaAACAGGAGACTGGGCTTGGTGTTCTCCAGGCTTCTTTCCAAGCTCTAGAAAATTCAACTCCCCAGTAGTTTTCTGCTAAGTCTTACTTATTGCCTCTGTAGGTTGTGGATGACCTACTTAGTAACATATTTATGGAGGCACCATATAAAGGGTTTGAGGGGATCTCCCAAAATGGAGCTACACTAGGGCTGGGGAggtttagaaaaacaaatgtgtgCCCATGAAGAATGGGGATGAGTGGCATTTGCAAGGATATGAGTATAAACCAAAGTTGACAAACTCATATAGTTCAACAAGTACTTATGGAGTGCCTACTATGTGGTGGCTATAAGACCATTATCAAGGTTTTGGTGATTTCAGTAGGAGTCAGGTTACATTTTAGAGTGAAATTGCCTTTCAGAGTGTTAATCCCATCAAGTTCTGCCCAGGCATCGAACCCCGTGAAAACTGATGTGCCCACTTTGAGGAGGTGGTCTGACCCTTCCAGGGTCAAGCTGTATCACTGCAAGGTGGAAACAATAGAGTGAGGCAGGCTTAGAGCCGATGTGCCTTCCAGGACAGGTAGGAGTTCCAGATAACAGCAACACACTGGACAACAGCCAACCTAAGGAACAGGGATGGCAtcatgaagaagaggaagaataagGAGCAAGCAAGCAGGGAGAGATGGCAAAGTGCAGTGCAAAAGGAGGGATTACCTCCAAGAACATCCAGATTTAGGTCTCCTTCCTTCAGCCCCCATGAAGGGATGTGTGGTTCAGACCAGAGGACCACCAGCTCAGGTTCTGGTGCTGGCCCAGAGCTCTGTCTCCCAGACAAGAGCCTCAGAGTTAACCCCCTTCAGCAGCCATCTTTCCATGCATGGCTGTTATTCACACTCCCGTCCAGGCTCTTTCTAGATACACGTCTGTCCATCTTGTACAGATCTCATCTTCCAAAAATGGGCTGCCCACCATATAAAGTAGTacctcttctttattttaaatttaccttGCTCTAGTTTCAAAGAGCACTGCAAGGACCCTAAAGCTTAGGATTTGGTTCATAAGCCTGTATTCCTTTTAGCTATGCTATTCATGTCAATTTTGATCCTGTTCCCTCTAAAGAGTTTCCTGTTTTTTCCTGTTCCCAAAGCCACTTCCAATAATTTAACCACTCATCTTGAGTTCcactatattttttattatggtttcAGCAACTTCCTGTATTACGTAGGGTAAAATAATACTTTGCTGTGCACTAACCTGACCAAGTTCCCACTAGTCTACCTTTCTGCCTAACCTAGGCTGAAGCACAGTAGGCATTGTCCCTGCAGATATGCCACAAAAGTTAGAGACAAGGGTTGTGGAGCAAAAGTCTTCCTAGGAAGATGAAAGAAGGCCAATGGGCAGACACTGGGACAGCTGTGTAACAGATGAGAGGTTCTGAATAAAATGCTCAGGAGTCTGAGGACCTCTGACCAGGGCAGAGTGTTCTGGAGGGTCTaagtaagttaaaatgagaatCAATTTGTCTCTAATTGTTCATAATGTACATCTTCCTTGAAGAGTGGGGCGGGGATCTGTCATACCTGTAATGAAGAGGGACCAGGTAGAAGTTGGCTAACTGCACGGCAGGCCAGAGCTATAAGAGAGAGAAGGTAAAGGTTGGGGGGCTGCCTCCATCACCTGACCCAGGCTCACTGCCCTGCCTGGCCTTACTCCAACTTCTGCAGACAAGAACACGCTGCACAACCAGGTGAGTGCTTCCCTGAGTACAGTGCCCACACCAGGAATGAGAGAGTAATCCCAACTGAGGGATTTCTGTGTCAGGAGGACCCCCAATCCCTGGGTACTTCTGGACTCAAGAAGGCAGGAGAACAGGCAACTGAGGGGTCAGCTCTTACATAGTAGTTAGTGATGAGGGCATCAGGATAATCCTGAGGAGACAAGAGAAGGAACAAGTGAACACCTGCATTTCCAAGTGGCTCCCACCTCCCAGTCTGAGTATCTCATACAGACTTCTGTTCAAAGGAGACactcctgcaccccaccccctcaggaccccaccacctcctcccctcccctacttGTGCCTCTACCCTTCCCATCCCCATGAAGCCTGCCTCATTCCCCCAGGCCTGCCAGTCTGCCAGCCAGAGATTGTCCCCACACCTGCCCAGCTCACCCGCTGGAGTTTGGCCCAATTGTCCTGGGTTGATAGTCCATTGAGGGTCCCTACCAGTGGGAGGAAACAGCCTAGAAAACATGGGGCAAAGCCCCCCTAGGGAAGAGAAATTAAAAGGCCTGTGAGCACCTaaacccctgccctcccccaacaTGGCTTACCCTTCCCAACTCCCTTTCTTTCTGCTCACCTGATCCAACAGCATCTTCTTTAGTGCATCCACCTTGGTGGTCCCAGGGATGAGCCGGTCCAAAACCCTATACCAGCCTCCTACTACAGGGCCCTGAAAGTAAACCCCAGAGAAGGGAACAGGGATGCAGAGGGGAGATCTAGGCTTTCATATAACAAAGCTCCTCCCCTGAGCATTAGAAACCAAACCCCTGGGAAGCAGACACTCAAGGTTGGCTAAGATGTGAGAGGGGCCAAGAAAAACTAAAGGATGACAGGGAACTAAGACCACTGTTCAATCCACCAGCAGCCCTTACCACAAAGCCACAGCCCAGAGAAACCATGGTCAGGGTCCGGCCAGTCTGGTGTTCCCGCAGACCTCGTCTCTCCACCAGCTGCTGTGAGATAACGTCACCCAGGCCCATCAGAGACCCTGTGCAGGGTACACAGGTGTCAGGATACTTCCCAGGGGCAGGGTGCCATCTCAAGAAGGGAGGTAAGTCTGCTGACTGAATGAGGCTCTGGCACTCTGAGCCCAAGGGCTTAATTTTGGGGCAAATGGCCAGTCT
This sequence is a window from Camelus ferus isolate YT-003-E chromosome 15, BCGSAC_Cfer_1.0, whole genome shotgun sequence. Protein-coding genes within it:
- the MPV17 gene encoding protein Mpv17 isoform X2 encodes the protein MALWRAYQRALTAHPWKVQVLTAGSLMGLGDVISQQLVERRGLREHQTGRTLTMVSLGCGFVGPVVGGWYRVLDRLIPGTTKVDALKKMLLDQGGFAPCFLGCFLPLVGTLNGLSTQDNWAKLQRDYPDALITNYYLWPAVQLANFYLVPLHYRLAVVQCVAVIWNSYLSWKAHRL
- the MPV17 gene encoding protein Mpv17 isoform X1, with the translated sequence MANHSFQTMILETEEDVRTLASSGRGNSEGLSRLRPWHRGEKGQGAEVGPKWEVWQASPTPRAGAHRAEPPSAGSMALWRAYQRALTAHPWKVQVLTAGSLMGLGDVISQQLVERRGLREHQTGRTLTMVSLGCGFVGPVVGGWYRVLDRLIPGTTKVDALKKMLLDQGGFAPCFLGCFLPLVGTLNGLSTQDNWAKLQRDYPDALITNYYLWPAVQLANFYLVPLHYRLAVVQCVAVIWNSYLSWKAHRL